In one window of Oreochromis niloticus isolate F11D_XX unplaced genomic scaffold, O_niloticus_UMD_NMBU tig00000734_pilon, whole genome shotgun sequence DNA:
- the LOC112844671 gene encoding uncharacterized protein LOC112844671, with the protein MYIWGQRGGINEICAISKSLKIILFADDTNLLCCGSNLEQLLNELENELNNLKTWFDQNKLTLNLSKTKFIIFGNHTYSTNSKLTINNTELDRVSEIKFLGVIIHHKLSWIPPITHIKGKISKSLAILYKVKDLINQTSLYTLYCSIILPYMTYCVEVWGNTYKTHTHPIYILQKRAIRIINKATSREPSNPLFIKLNILKFKDLVDLRTAQTMYKAANKSLPHNIQNLFQIRPNTHDLRGILMFSKPVVRTNVKYQSITVRGVSVWNTCTDEIKTSTSIQKFTRLFKNNKLHEYRKSSSQ; encoded by the exons ATGTACATATGGGGTCAGAGGGGTGGC ATTAATGAGATATGTGCTATTTCAAAGTCTttgaaaataatattatttgcGGATGATACAAACTTACTGTGCTGTGGAAGTAACTTGGAACAACTTCTGAATGAGCtagaaaatgaattaaataatctGAAGACCTGGTTTGACCAGAATAAATTAACATTGAACCTGAGCAAAACAAAATTCATAATATTTGGGAATCACACATATTCTACTAACAGTAAACTGAcaataaataacactgaattagACAGAGTATCTGAAATAAAATTCCTTGGTGTGATAATACATCACAAACTATCCTGGATTCCCCCCATTACTCATATCAAAGGCAAAATATCGAAGTCTCTGGCAATTCTCTATAAGGTTAAGGATCTCATAAATCAAACATCATTATATACTCTCTATTGTTCTATTATACTGCCGTACATGACATActgtgtggaagtgtggggaaacacatatAAGACACACACCCATCCAATATACATTctgcaaaaaagagcaataaggataataaaTAAAGCTACTTCAAGAGAACCATCAAATCCACTTTTTATCAAATTAAATATTCTCAAATTTAAAGATTTGGTTGACCTCAGAACTGCGCAAACAATGTACAAAGCAGCAAATAAATCTTTGCCCCACAACATTCAGAACTTGTTCCAAATAAGACCAAATACTCATGACCTGAGAGGAATCCTTATGTTCAGCAAGCCAGTAGTAAGGACAAATGTAAAATATCAGAGCATTACAGTCAGAGGAGTTAGTGTGTGGAACACCTGTACAGATGAAATCAAGACAAGTACATCAATACAAAAATTCACACGAttgttcaaaaataataaattgcatGAATATAGGAAATCTTCCTCTCAGTGA